Sequence from the Elusimicrobiota bacterium genome:
TACCGTATCTGGTTATTCCGGCAACAAATTTTTCATCAGAAGGTATTCCATAATATGAGTGAACAAAATAAAAAAAAGAATTTTCAGGAATATTTTTAAACATTCTATCCGACTCATCAGACTTAACTTTCTCAACTATATTCCAGCCCATGTGAGGTATTTTTAGGGCAGAATACTTTTTGTCAGTGAAATCAAATTTCTTAACTTTTCCTTTGACCACACTAAGGCCATTATGTTTACCGTTTTCAAAGCTTTTATCAAAAAGAAGCTGAAATCCAAGACAAAGCCCCAGAAAATATTTATCTGACGCTATTGCCTCCTGAATGGCCTTATCAAGGCCTCTTTCTTTTAGATACTCAATTGCCGGGCCAAAAGAACCGACACCCGGAAAAACCAAAGCTTTTGCAGATAGGATCTTTTTTATATTTTCGGTAATGATTACTTTTGCGCCGATATGCTCTATTGCCTTTGAAACGCTTCTGAGATTCCCCATCCCGTAATCAATTACGGCTATTTCGATTTTTTTCATGATACTAAAGTTTGCCCTTAGTGGAAGGAACACCTTTCTGTTTGGAGTTTA
This genomic interval carries:
- the hisH gene encoding imidazole glycerol phosphate synthase subunit HisH — translated: MKKIEIAVIDYGMGNLRSVSKAIEHIGAKVIITENIKKILSAKALVFPGVGSFGPAIEYLKERGLDKAIQEAIASDKYFLGLCLGFQLLFDKSFENGKHNGLSVVKGKVKKFDFTDKKYSALKIPHMGWNIVEKVKSDESDRMFKNIPENSFFYFVHSYYGIPSDEKFVAGITRYGIKFCSSLVSGKVWACQFHPEKSGENGLRLLRNFVNEVGKC